A region of Toxorhynchites rutilus septentrionalis strain SRP chromosome 1, ASM2978413v1, whole genome shotgun sequence DNA encodes the following proteins:
- the LOC129761835 gene encoding translation initiation factor eIF-2B subunit epsilon — MNQLKKEEIIQAIVIADNFNDCLVPFTDRNPLSLLPVANVPLLDYALETLNRSGVEEVFLFCGNHLNVVKEYVKAQKDAHCSWSIGMTVSIVGSEGCRCLGDALRDVDAKGLVRGDFILTGVDTVTNANFAAILEEHKRVQKSDKGAVMTVVFKEGAAHQRTENEVMIAMDRTTNRLLFHQRLKSQSKERNFTIPLETFLLNKHVSLKHGLIDPQIAICSNAALPLFSDNFDFLTRDDFVRGLLINEEILASTIYVSMLPRQEYAMKVSNWQSFQITSKDVANRYVYPLVLDMGVCGNSQMYSFCRNNIYRHKDIRLARESFLDSDVVIGKLSEIDANTFVSHSVLGKGVKIGKNCRITNSFLMDGVEIGDNCQLDLCVLSERVKVGLGSKLTNGCILGQDVILPKGTEISKLTLQSMKPDDDWSEGIECISEFAYTVPDSTENPDNTLLESDDEGDTNAFNHAMRLSKLERTHAPSVYSSSSEDGDSRAISPIQEDAHIFFSEVLESLKRGYTEKSNAEYLILEINSSRYAYNMALAEVNFYVVKALLQLLTMQENAVNNTIATLNQLLSYFGPVFKNYIRGRDAMMDCLKALQETCSQEELIQAKMAQLIHCLYEKDYLTEDVILEWHAELDETEEGTLKKSLTKLVDWLMQSSEEDDDDDSE; from the exons ATGAATCAGTTGAAGAAAGAGGAAATTATTCAGGCGATTGTCATCGCCGATAATTTCAACGATTGCCTTGTGCCATTTACCGACCGTAATCCATTG TCTCTGCTTCCAGTGGCCAATGTACCTTTGCTTGATTATGCACTCGAAACGCTCAATCGCTCCGGTGTGGAGGAAGTGTTCTTATTCTGTGGGAATCATTTGAACGTCGTCAAAGAGTATGTGAAGGCCCAGAAAGATGCCCATTGCAGTTGGTCAATCGGTATGACTGTCTCAATTGTGGGCTCCGAAGGATGTCGATGTTTGGGAGACGCCCTGCGGGATGTTGACGCCAAAGGTCTTGTAAGGGGAGACTTTATCCTCACCGGTGTGGACACAGTAACCAACGCCAATTTTGCTGCAATTTTGGAAGAGCACAAACGTGTCCAGAAGTCGGACAAGGGAGCTGTTATGACGGTGGTATTCAAGGAAGGTGCTGCTCATCAGAGAACCGAGAATGAAGTGATGATCGCCATGGATAGAACCACGAACCGGTTGTTGTTCCATCAACGACTGAAATCGCAGTCAAAGGAACGCAACTTTACGATTCCATTGGAAACCTTTCTACTAAATAAGCATGTATCTTTGAAGCACGGACTGATTGATCCTCAGATTGCAATTTGCAGTAATGCTGCACTTCCGCTGTTCTCTGACAATTTTGATTTTCTGACCCGAGACGATTTTGTGCGAGGGTTGCTTATCAATGAGGAAATTCTTGCGAGCACGATCTACGTTTCAATGCTGCCAAGGCAAGAGTACGCCATGAAAGTCAGCAATTGGCAGAGCTTTCAAATAACGAGTAAGGATGTCGCCAATCGATACGTTTATCCGTTAGTTCTCGACATGGGAGTTTGCGGAAATTCACAGATGTATTCGTTCTGCAGGAACAACATTTATAGACACAAAGATATCCGACTGGCAAGAGAAAGCTTTCTCGATTCAGACGTGGTCATAGGAAAGCTCAGTGAAATCGACGCAAACACATTCGTTTCTCATTCTGTGCTGGGAAAGGgtgtgaagattggaaaaaacTGTCGGATCACAAATAGTTTTCTCATGGATGGTGTAGAGATCGGAGACAATTGTCAGTTGGATCTTTGTGTTCTAAGTGAACGTGTGAAAGTTGGTCTGGGAAGTAAATTGACGAATGGATGCATTTTAGGGCAGGATGTGATTTTGCCTAAGGGAACTGAGATTTCGAAGCTAACGCTGCAATCGATGAAACCGGACGATGATTGGTCGGAAGGTATCGAATGTATCAGCGAGTTTGCCTACACTGTTCCAGATTCCACAGAAAACCCGGATAATACGTTACTGGAGTCGGATGACGAGGGtgatacgaacgcatttaatcACGCAATGCGACTCAGCAAACTTGAGAGAACACACGCTCCATCGGTGTATAGCAGTTCCTCCGAAGATGGCGATTCTCGAGCCATTTCCCCAATCCAAGAGGATGcacacatatttttctcagaagTTCTTGAATCACTCAAACGAGGATACACGGAAAAATCCAATGCAGAATATCTCATTCTTGAAATAAATTCGTCACGTTACGCCTATAACATGGCTCTGGCGGAAGTAAATTTTTACGTAGTAAAGGCACTTTTGCAACTGCTTACAATGCAAGAAAACGCCGTAAACAACACGATTGCTACCCTGAACCAGCTGTTATCTTATTTTGGACCGGTGTTTAAAAATTACATCCGCGGTCGCGATGCCATGATGGATTGTTTGAAAGCTCTACAGGAAACTTGTTCCCAGGAGGAATTGATTCAGGCTAAAATGGCGCAACTTATTCATTGTTTGTACGAGAAAGACTACCTCACAGAGGATGTAATATTGGAATGGCATGCTGAACTCGACGAGACCGAAGAAGGTACACTGAAGAAGAGTCTTACGAAGTTGGTCGATTGGCTCATGCAGTCCAGCGaggaagatgatgatgatgacagcGAATAG
- the LOC129770531 gene encoding exostosin-2: MMSILLKYSAIKQAMSPKSDFNRYLVGFVTSLVLLALWFSGGSVSEADSDQVSLDLVDIPQIVLDQDAELARARNKNCSYWDCFNVYRCGQRGTGNGASGLWAEEQQERISIYVYPLKEYTDSDTGKQAFQLTKEFYNIIKTIVNSPYYTANPNQACLFVPTLDTLNQNRIDVNMVGKALASLPYWENGENHILFNFIAGSGPDYNTVLDVNTDRAMILGSGFDSWTYRPGFDLAMPMYSSLLEYIFPKTAGAERKFLLISSQLNIFQRHYRIMQELTYDYANDILLLQRCPTSTVKIDEIYEFQRTADEAGSPEELLKIIKDIRCNFPQGIEYEYPNVLTSGQFCLVARGVRLSQPTLMDALAAGCIPVVMADNLILPFNEVLDWDLASIRIYENNLHSVMTTLKAVSNERIRELRTHGAYFYDRYFSSLEKIVLTTLDLLNDRVFPHLSKTYLHWNVAKTKHSSQNPLFLPLIAPKSQGFTAVILTYDRIESLFILIQKLATVPSLQKILVIWNNQKKSPPHPSLFPKIIKPLKVIQTSSNKLSNRFYPYEEIETEAILTIDDDIVMLTADELDFGYEVWREFPDRIVGFPSRTHVWDNATNRWRYESEWTNQISMVLTGAAFHHKYWSYMYTNAMPGNIKEWVDDHMNCEDIAMNFLVANITNKPPIKVAPRKKFKCPECTNNEMLSADLNHMMERSACINRFSEIYGTMPLRTVEFRADPVLFKDNFPEKLKRFNDIGSL, from the exons ATGATGTCTATTCTGTTGAAGTATAGTGCTATCAAGCAGGCGATGTCACCGAAAAGTGATTTCAATCGTTATCTGGTTGGATTCGTTACGAGTTTAGTTTTGCTTGCGCTATGGTTTAGCGGTGGCTCAGTGTCGGAAGCGGACAGCGATCAGGTGTCGTTGGATCTTGTCGATATTCCACAGATCGTGCTTGATCAGGATGCCGAGTTGGCTAGAGCAAGGAACAAAAATTGCTCCTATTGGGATTGTTTCAATGTGTATCGCTGCGGTCAGAGAGGCACTGGAAATGGCGCCTCCGGTTTATGGGCAGAAGAACAACAGGAGCGAATATCAATTTATGTTTATCCGTTAAAAGAGTATACCGACAGCGATACTGGGAAGCAAGCGTTTCAGTTAACGAAGGAATTTTACAATATTATAAAGACCATAGTCAACAGTCCGTATTATACGGCGAACCCGAACCAGGCTTGCTTGTTTGTCCCAACGCTGGATACGCTCAATCAAAACCGTATTGATGTTAATATGGTGGGAAAGGCTTTAGCATCACTGCCATA TTGGGAAAATGGTGAGAACCACATATTGTTCAATTTTATTGCCGGCTCAGGGCCTGACTATAATACTGTGCTCGATGTGAATACTGATCGGGCTATGATTTTGGGATCCGGATTCGACAGCTGGACCTATCGACCGGGATTCGATCTCGCTATGCCGATGTACAGCTCGCTTCTGgaatatatttttccaaaaactgcCGGAGCTGAACGTAAATTCTTGCTGATATCATCTCAATTAAACATCTTTCAGCGACACTATCGGATAATGCAGGAATTGACATATGATTATGCCAatgatattcttcttcttcaacgATGTCCAACATCAACGGTTAAGATAGACGAAATCTACGAATTCCAACGAACAGCGGATGAGGCAGGCAGCCCTGAAGAATTGCTTAAAATAATCAAAGATATCCGTTGTAACTTCCCCCAAGGAATCGAATATGAGTACCCAAATGTTTTGACTAGTGgacaattttgtttggttgcaaGAGGAGTGCGACTGTCTCAACCTACGCTAATGGACGCATTGGCAGCGGGTTGTATCCCAGTTGTTATGGCCGATAatttaattcttccgttcaatgAAGTTTTGGATTGGGATCTGGCCTCAATTAGAATTTACGAAAACAACCTTCACTCGGTAATGACAACGCTGAAAGCGGTTTCTAATGAACGCATTCGGGAGCTTCGAACACATGGGGCTTACTTCTATGATAGATATTTCTCTAGCTTGGAGAAGATTGTACTAACGACTTTGGACCTATTGAATGATCGTGTTTTTCCTCATCTTAGCAAAACGTATCTGCACTGGAATGTAGCGAAAACGAAGCATTCAAGTCAGAACCCATTGTTCCTGCCGCTAATAGCTCCTAAATCACAAGGCTTTACTGCCGTAATTCTAACCTATGACCGGATTGAGAGTCTGTTTATTCTGATACAGAAACTAGCCACAGTTCCGTCGCTTCAAAAGATTCTAGTCATCTGGAACAACCAGAAAAAGTCTCCTCCTCATCCATCACTGTTTCCAAAAATTATCAAGCCTCTGAAGGTGATTCAAACGTCATCCAATAAACTGTCGAATAGGTTTTATCCCTACGAGGAAATTGAAACAGAGGCGATCTTGACGATCGATGACGATATCGTGATGCTTACCGCGGACGAGTTGGACTTTGGTTACGAAGTGTGGCGTGAATTTCCCGATCGCATCGTGGGATTTCCCTCGCGAACTCATGTTTGGGATAACGCTACCAATCGGTGGCGATACGAATCGGAGTGGACCAATCAAATCTCGATGGTGCTCACCGGGGCAGCGTTTCATCACAAATACTGGAGTTATATGTACACCAACGCGATGCCGGGTAATATTAAGGAATGGGTTGATGACCACATGAATTGCGAGGATATCGCTATGAACTTCTTGGTGGCTAATATCACCAATAAACCACCAATTAAGGTGGCACCGAGAAAGAAGTTCAAATGTCCCGAGTGTACCAACAACGAAATGCTTTCGGCTGATTTGAATCACATGATGGAACGATCGGCTTGCATCAATCGCTTTTCAGAAATTTACGGTACGATGCCATTGAGGACTGTGGAATTCCGAGCTGATCCCGTGCTGTTTAAGGATAACTTCCCGGAGAAGTTGAAGCGGTTCAATGATATTGGTAGCTTGTGA